A stretch of Gymnodinialimonas phycosphaerae DNA encodes these proteins:
- a CDS encoding diguanylate cyclase: protein MAGRILVVDDVATNRIVMKVKLTAACYSVEQAENGAEALKAARDTKPDLILLDVMMPDMSGLDVCRALKADPETADIPVILITALSDRAAKMDGLEAGADDFLTKPVEEMTLLARVRSLLRASDSVRELRARDDTVSAYGFAEAALGFQGKARPGRIALVAPGRRGAVLWKAAIDDRIGGDVRIIPRETALMQTAGNGDEPDVFVISVDLAQRNEGLRLLSDLRSRPGTRHSATVMILPEGDSERAAIALDLGANDVLHDPFDAQELAIRISAQLDRKRQSDRMRAGVRAGLEAAITDPLTGLYNRRFALHRMGQIMTRPGNPPAVMMIDLDYFKDVNDTYGHAAGDTVLQQVAIRLRGQLQANDLLARIGGEEFLVVLSGADARSAMECAERLRTSIGSTSFDLGGDSFPVRVTASVGLALPGDHRDEATTPEALIRRADRALYGAKAHGRDQVSQMCHNAA, encoded by the coding sequence ATGGCGGGGCGAATTCTTGTCGTTGACGACGTTGCGACCAACCGGATCGTGATGAAGGTCAAACTCACTGCGGCGTGCTACTCGGTCGAGCAGGCCGAAAATGGGGCCGAGGCGCTGAAAGCCGCCCGTGACACCAAACCGGACCTTATTTTGCTGGACGTCATGATGCCCGACATGAGCGGGCTGGACGTCTGCCGCGCCCTCAAAGCGGACCCTGAAACCGCTGACATTCCCGTCATCCTGATTACCGCGCTGTCGGATCGTGCCGCCAAGATGGACGGGCTGGAGGCGGGGGCCGACGATTTTCTGACCAAGCCGGTGGAAGAGATGACGCTGCTGGCGCGCGTCCGCTCGCTGTTGCGGGCCAGCGATTCTGTGCGCGAACTGCGGGCGCGCGATGACACCGTCTCGGCCTATGGCTTCGCCGAGGCCGCCCTGGGCTTCCAGGGCAAGGCACGGCCGGGACGCATCGCCTTGGTCGCCCCCGGCCGCCGGGGGGCCGTGCTTTGGAAAGCCGCCATCGATGACCGCATTGGCGGCGACGTGCGGATCATTCCGCGTGAGACGGCCCTGATGCAGACCGCCGGCAATGGCGACGAGCCTGATGTCTTCGTGATTTCCGTCGATCTGGCGCAACGTAACGAAGGCTTGCGGCTCTTGTCGGATCTGCGCTCTCGTCCCGGCACACGCCATTCGGCCACCGTGATGATCCTGCCCGAAGGCGACAGCGAGCGGGCGGCGATTGCGCTAGACTTGGGCGCCAATGACGTGCTGCACGACCCGTTCGACGCGCAGGAACTGGCAATCCGCATTTCGGCCCAACTCGACCGCAAGCGCCAATCCGACCGGATGCGTGCAGGCGTACGCGCCGGCCTGGAGGCCGCAATCACCGATCCGCTAACAGGCCTCTACAATCGCCGCTTCGCCCTGCACCGGATGGGGCAGATCATGACCCGCCCTGGCAACCCTCCCGCCGTGATGATGATCGATCTGGATTACTTCAAGGACGTGAACGACACCTACGGTCACGCGGCCGGCGACACGGTTTTGCAGCAGGTCGCCATCCGCCTGCGGGGCCAGTTGCAGGCCAATGACCTGCTGGCGCGCATCGGGGGCGAAGAGTTCCTCGTAGTCCTTTCCGGTGCCGACGCGCGCAGCGCCATGGAATGCGCCGAGCGTCTTCGCACCTCCATCGGCAGCACCAGCTTCGATCTGGGCGGCGACAGTTTCCCCGTGCGCGTCACCGCCAGCGTTGGCCTGGCATTGCCCGGCGACCATCGCGACGAGGCGACCACGCCGGAGGCGTTGATCCGCAGGGCCGACCGGGCACTCTACGGTGCCAAAGCCCATGGCCGGGATCAGGTCAGTCAGATGTGCCACAACGCCGCGTAG
- a CDS encoding heme NO-binding domain-containing protein, producing MHGMINRALQAFIVETYGKDVWAEVRTIADLRIDEFEAMLHYRDVLTLSCFKAVAQTMHQDEESVLEDLGTFLITHPPLDPLRRLLRFGGASFTEFVLSLDELADRGRMAIPDIEMPEIFVRQVDATQFELRARWKLPGVGAILLGALRAMADDYGALASLDLGAPEGEFDCLRIEIHDSHHAEGRAFVLAEAAL from the coding sequence ATGCACGGGATGATAAATCGCGCCCTTCAAGCGTTCATTGTCGAAACCTACGGGAAAGACGTGTGGGCCGAGGTGCGAACCATCGCCGATCTGCGTATCGATGAATTCGAGGCGATGCTGCACTACAGGGACGTGCTGACCCTGTCCTGCTTCAAGGCCGTGGCGCAGACGATGCATCAGGACGAGGAATCGGTGCTGGAGGATCTGGGCACCTTCCTGATCACTCATCCCCCGCTTGATCCATTGCGCCGACTGCTGCGTTTCGGGGGCGCCAGTTTCACCGAATTCGTGCTGTCGTTGGATGAACTGGCCGACCGCGGGCGCATGGCGATCCCGGATATCGAGATGCCGGAAATCTTTGTAAGGCAGGTTGATGCCACACAGTTTGAGCTGCGCGCGCGGTGGAAGCTGCCGGGTGTGGGTGCCATCCTGCTGGGGGCCTTGCGCGCCATGGCTGACGATTATGGCGCACTGGCATCCCTAGACCTTGGCGCGCCAGAGGGTGAATTCGACTGCCTGCGGATCGAGATCCACGACTCGCATCACGCCGAAGGACGCGCGTTCGTCTTGGCGGAGGCAGCCCTATGA
- a CDS encoding AMP-binding protein, producing the protein MTNPLYNALLKHQSDDAVFLDVPGGGALSYGALRHAISTAAGALGAAGVEPGDRVVCQIAKSPEALILYLATVAAGAVFVPLNTAYTPVELDYFLEDAEPALLVLDETTQAAKPVAEARGVATAAPLDLVNSTATPLAAPAPRETGDLAAILYTSGTTGRSKGAMLTHGNLISNAQALKVCWRFTAKDVLLHALPVFHTHGLFVATNVTLAAHGRMIFCPSFNLDQLAELMPQATSIMGVPTFYTRMIGDARFDKAAMKHMRLIISGSAPLLAGSHRAFEAQTGHAILERYGMTETNMITSNPFAGERRAGTVGHPLPGVSLRLANPDDAGIGSIEVRGPNVTPGYWRNKEKTAESFTEDGWFITGDLGIKDTEGYVSIVGREKDLVISGGFNIYPKEVEVEIDALPGVLESAVYGVADADLGEVVAAAVVLESDGATDADAILAALTDRLARFKVPRHVRIMNELPRNAMGKVQKAALRTDHPSV; encoded by the coding sequence ATGACCAACCCTCTCTATAACGCCCTGCTCAAACACCAGTCCGACGACGCTGTGTTCCTGGATGTGCCGGGGGGCGGCGCGCTAAGCTATGGGGCCCTGCGTCACGCGATTTCTACCGCTGCTGGGGCCTTGGGGGCGGCGGGCGTTGAACCGGGCGACCGGGTGGTCTGCCAGATCGCCAAATCGCCCGAGGCGCTGATCCTCTACCTTGCCACCGTCGCGGCGGGTGCGGTCTTCGTGCCGCTCAACACTGCCTATACGCCCGTGGAACTGGACTATTTCCTGGAAGATGCCGAGCCCGCCCTGCTGGTCCTGGACGAGACGACCCAAGCGGCCAAGCCCGTGGCAGAGGCGCGCGGTGTCGCGACGGCCGCGCCGCTCGATCTGGTGAATTCTACCGCGACTCCGTTGGCCGCGCCTGCCCCGCGGGAGACCGGCGATCTGGCCGCGATCCTCTATACCTCCGGCACCACCGGGCGCTCAAAGGGCGCGATGTTGACCCACGGCAACCTGATCTCCAACGCGCAGGCCCTGAAGGTCTGCTGGCGCTTCACCGCCAAGGACGTTCTGCTCCACGCCCTGCCGGTCTTCCACACTCATGGCCTGTTCGTGGCCACCAACGTCACGCTGGCGGCTCATGGACGGATGATCTTCTGCCCCTCGTTCAACCTCGATCAATTGGCCGAGTTGATGCCGCAGGCGACCTCGATCATGGGGGTGCCGACGTTCTACACCCGAATGATCGGCGACGCGCGCTTTGACAAGGCGGCGATGAAACACATGCGCCTGATCATTTCGGGCTCCGCCCCTTTGCTGGCTGGCAGTCACCGCGCGTTCGAGGCCCAGACAGGCCACGCGATCCTGGAACGCTACGGCATGACCGAGACCAATATGATCACCTCCAACCCCTTCGCCGGCGAACGGCGCGCGGGCACCGTCGGCCACCCGTTGCCCGGCGTGTCCCTTCGGCTGGCCAACCCCGACGACGCGGGCATCGGCAGTATCGAGGTGCGCGGCCCCAACGTCACCCCCGGCTATTGGCGTAACAAGGAAAAGACGGCGGAAAGCTTCACCGAGGATGGCTGGTTCATCACGGGTGACCTAGGCATCAAGGACACCGAAGGCTACGTCTCCATCGTGGGTCGTGAAAAGGACTTGGTGATTTCGGGCGGCTTCAACATCTACCCCAAAGAGGTGGAGGTCGAAATCGACGCGCTGCCCGGCGTGCTGGAAAGCGCGGTCTACGGCGTGGCGGATGCTGATCTGGGCGAGGTCGTCGCCGCAGCCGTGGTGCTTGAGTCCGATGGCGCCACCGACGCCGACGCAATTCTCGCGGCGCTCACCGACCGCCTCGCGCGATTCAAGGTCCCGCGTCATGTGCGGATCATGAACGAGTTGCCTCGTAATGCCATGGGAAAGGTGCAGAAGGCTGCACTTCGGACGGATCATCCTTCTGTGTAG
- a CDS encoding diguanylate cyclase, giving the protein MNMHVAGSTAGLNLPLAVLDVLMPMHVALNAEGRIRHVGPTIAKILRGAPVTGVPLLEVFDLRRPAEVTDFAGMIAQAGRRLSLVPKTSDHLPLRAVLMPLPGGDGMILDISLGLSFARAVSDFSLTLHDFSPCDQTIELLYLHEANSSTAGLSRHLSKRLQAAHAAAQRQARTDVLTGLNNRRAMDHELHHLLVERSHEFSLLNIDLDRFKHVNDTYGHAAGDAVLVAVGRILGYELRRTDFPARVGGDEFLIILRPALAPEVASCIATRLIERIQEPVRFENNDCRVSASIGVVSTAQYLTRPSIEQVLADVDGALYQAKKAGRGRYALAHEGGMARPS; this is encoded by the coding sequence ATGAATATGCATGTCGCCGGCAGCACAGCCGGTTTGAACTTGCCTTTGGCTGTCCTTGATGTGCTGATGCCCATGCACGTGGCGCTGAATGCAGAAGGGCGCATTCGCCACGTCGGTCCGACGATTGCCAAGATCCTGCGCGGCGCACCGGTGACGGGCGTCCCCTTGCTAGAGGTGTTCGACCTGCGCCGCCCGGCGGAGGTCACGGATTTCGCCGGTATGATCGCTCAGGCGGGACGCCGCTTGTCGCTGGTGCCGAAAACCTCGGATCATCTGCCGTTGCGCGCCGTGCTGATGCCGCTGCCGGGGGGCGATGGGATGATCCTGGACATCTCGCTGGGTCTGTCCTTCGCCCGCGCGGTCAGCGATTTTTCCCTGACGCTCCATGATTTTTCGCCCTGTGATCAGACGATTGAACTTTTGTACCTGCACGAGGCGAATTCCTCCACCGCCGGGCTATCGCGGCACCTGTCAAAACGTCTGCAAGCGGCCCATGCCGCGGCCCAACGCCAGGCACGCACGGATGTTCTGACGGGTCTGAACAACCGCAGGGCCATGGACCATGAGTTGCACCACCTACTGGTGGAGCGTAGCCATGAATTCTCGTTGCTGAACATAGATCTCGACCGCTTCAAACACGTCAACGACACCTACGGCCATGCGGCGGGCGATGCCGTTCTGGTCGCGGTCGGCCGCATCCTCGGCTACGAATTGCGGCGCACTGATTTTCCCGCGCGGGTGGGGGGGGATGAGTTTCTGATCATCCTGCGCCCCGCCCTGGCCCCGGAAGTCGCAAGCTGCATCGCAACCCGCCTGATAGAGCGGATTCAAGAACCTGTTCGGTTCGAAAACAACGATTGCCGCGTCTCTGCAAGCATCGGTGTCGTCTCGACGGCGCAATACCTGACACGCCCGTCGATCGAACAGGTTCTGGCCGACGTCGATGGCGCGCTTTACCAAGCGAAGAAGGCGGGGCGCGGACGCTATGCATTGGCGCACGAAGGGGGAATGGCGCGGCCGTCCTAA
- a CDS encoding trimethylamine methyltransferase family protein translates to MTEASPTRRRRAGGRAAGAARAAAHVIDQQPWRLPRNNDRPTEPLTPEGVEALHKGAMRILSEIGIEFLNEEAVGYLREAGCKVEGQNVFFDPEFVQEMVARAPASYTITPRNPDRQLIMGENVMLFGNVSSPPNAWDLERGKRPGDMETYVEFIKLTQYFNCIHFAGGYPVEPIDVHASVRHLDCLFEKLTLTDKVAHAYSLGKERVEDVMEMVRIAGGLTHEEFEASPRMYTNINSVSPLKHDFPMLDGAMRLARRGQPVVVTPFTLAGAMAPVTLAGAVSLSLAEGLAAIALLQWIAPGCPVAIGTFTSNVDMKSGAPAFGTPEYMRATQMTGQMARFYGLPMRASGVCAANVPDGQAMWETSNSLWSAVQSGANMVYHAAGWLEGGLIASPEKFVMDCEVIQHIQRYFEPQMLGVTEDDLAFDAINEVGPGGHFFGCQHTQDRYQEAFYGPFLSDWRNYEAWRLDGAVWTAERAHKTYKAILGEFEPPPMDIAIRDELADFVARRKSEGGAPTDF, encoded by the coding sequence ATGACTGAAGCCAGCCCCACCCGTCGTCGCCGTGCCGGTGGCCGAGCCGCAGGCGCCGCACGCGCGGCGGCCCATGTCATCGACCAGCAACCTTGGCGTTTGCCCCGCAACAATGACCGCCCGACCGAGCCTCTGACACCCGAGGGCGTCGAGGCCCTGCACAAAGGCGCAATGCGGATCCTGTCGGAGATCGGGATCGAGTTCCTCAACGAGGAGGCCGTGGGCTACCTACGTGAGGCGGGCTGCAAGGTGGAAGGGCAGAACGTCTTTTTCGACCCGGAATTCGTGCAGGAAATGGTCGCGCGCGCGCCCGCGAGCTATACCATCACCCCGCGCAATCCGGATCGGCAGCTGATCATGGGTGAGAATGTCATGCTGTTTGGCAACGTTTCATCTCCACCCAATGCATGGGATCTGGAGCGCGGCAAACGTCCCGGCGACATGGAGACCTATGTCGAGTTCATCAAGCTGACCCAGTACTTCAACTGCATCCACTTCGCGGGCGGTTACCCGGTAGAGCCGATTGACGTTCATGCCAGCGTCCGCCACCTCGATTGCCTGTTCGAGAAGCTGACACTGACCGACAAGGTCGCCCATGCCTATTCGTTGGGCAAGGAGCGCGTCGAAGACGTTATGGAAATGGTTCGGATCGCAGGCGGTCTGACCCACGAGGAATTCGAGGCCTCGCCTCGAATGTATACCAACATCAACTCGGTAAGCCCCCTGAAGCACGACTTCCCGATGCTTGACGGGGCGATGCGGCTGGCGCGGCGGGGGCAGCCGGTGGTGGTGACGCCCTTCACGCTGGCCGGTGCCATGGCGCCGGTGACGCTGGCAGGCGCAGTGTCGTTGAGCCTTGCTGAAGGCCTGGCGGCGATCGCGCTCTTGCAATGGATCGCACCCGGCTGCCCGGTGGCGATCGGGACGTTTACCTCGAACGTCGATATGAAGTCTGGCGCGCCTGCGTTCGGCACGCCGGAATACATGCGCGCAACGCAAATGACCGGCCAGATGGCGCGATTCTACGGCCTGCCGATGCGCGCCAGCGGCGTCTGCGCGGCCAATGTGCCCGACGGCCAGGCGATGTGGGAGACGTCCAATTCGCTGTGGTCGGCGGTGCAATCGGGGGCCAACATGGTCTACCACGCCGCCGGTTGGCTGGAGGGCGGGCTGATCGCAAGCCCCGAAAAGTTCGTGATGGATTGCGAAGTTATCCAACACATCCAACGTTATTTCGAGCCTCAGATGCTGGGCGTGACGGAAGACGATCTGGCCTTCGATGCGATCAATGAAGTCGGCCCCGGGGGGCATTTCTTCGGCTGCCAGCATACCCAAGACCGCTACCAAGAGGCCTTCTACGGCCCGTTCCTGTCGGATTGGCGCAACTACGAGGCCTGGCGTCTGGATGGCGCGGTCTGGACGGCGGAGCGGGCGCATAAGACTTACAAGGCGATCCTGGGCGAATTCGAGCCGCCGCCAATGGATATCGCGATCCGCGACGAGTTGGCCGACTTTGTCGCGCGCCGCAAATCCGAAGGCGGTGCGCCGACAGACTTTTGA
- a CDS encoding DUF3572 domain-containing protein, with protein sequence MQQDFAETRALSLLAWLAGEEEILPQFMGATGVGVDDLRARAGEPEFLASVMDFLLMDDAWVLQGAEATGIAAHDFAMIRAALPGGDLPNWT encoded by the coding sequence ATGCAGCAAGATTTCGCCGAGACCCGCGCGCTGTCCCTTCTGGCGTGGTTGGCAGGTGAGGAGGAGATCCTGCCGCAGTTCATGGGGGCGACAGGCGTGGGCGTTGACGATTTGCGCGCGCGCGCCGGAGAGCCGGAATTTCTGGCCTCCGTTATGGATTTCCTTCTGATGGATGACGCATGGGTCCTGCAAGGGGCGGAGGCCACGGGGATCGCGGCACATGATTTCGCGATGATCCGAGCGGCCTTGCCCGGCGGAGATTTGCCGAATTGGACGTGA
- a CDS encoding HAD family hydrolase, whose protein sequence is MRHRDIHGIVFDKDGVLFDFQKTWGAWAHRMIEVLSEGDGALGQRLADALEYDRPTRKFRPESFVIAGPAHHVSEAIVAHLPGRRLEDVHRFLVGEAAKTPLAPAVPLRATLAALRDRGLKLGVATNDAEVAAKAQLASQDALDVFDLVCGFDSGFGAKPDPGMCLAFAQTTGIHPEALVMVGDSTHDMDAGRAAGFTCVAVLTGVATAEDLAPHADAVLPDIAALAGWLDTR, encoded by the coding sequence ATGCGGCACCGGGACATTCACGGGATCGTGTTCGACAAGGACGGCGTGCTGTTCGACTTCCAGAAGACCTGGGGCGCCTGGGCGCATCGGATGATCGAGGTGCTGTCGGAGGGCGACGGCGCGCTGGGCCAGAGATTGGCGGATGCGCTGGAATATGACCGCCCGACGCGGAAATTCCGCCCCGAAAGCTTTGTGATTGCAGGCCCGGCGCACCATGTCTCGGAGGCGATCGTGGCGCATCTGCCCGGTCGCCGCCTGGAGGATGTTCACAGGTTCCTGGTGGGCGAGGCGGCGAAGACGCCGCTGGCTCCGGCGGTGCCGTTGCGCGCCACATTGGCAGCACTGCGCGACCGGGGCCTTAAGCTGGGCGTTGCCACGAATGACGCGGAAGTGGCGGCGAAAGCGCAATTGGCCTCGCAGGACGCGCTGGATGTGTTCGATCTGGTCTGTGGCTTCGACAGCGGGTTCGGAGCCAAGCCAGATCCCGGCATGTGCCTGGCCTTCGCCCAGACCACCGGCATCCACCCGGAGGCGCTGGTGATGGTGGGCGACAGCACCCACGACATGGATGCGGGCCGCGCGGCGGGGTTCACCTGCGTCGCAGTCCTGACCGGCGTGGCCACGGCCGAGGATCTGGCGCCCCATGCGGACGCCGTGCTGCCGGACATCGCGGCGTTGGCGGGGTGGCTTGACACGCGGTAA
- a CDS encoding ABC1 kinase family protein, translated as MARFARMGGLATGLASRAAVGRAAAALRGERPDMAALMLTPGNITRITERLAEMRGATMKLGQLLSMESEDVLPPELAKILARLRAEADAMPPKQLKSVLEAVYGSEFRRKFNSFDPQPLAAASIGQVHRATAADGMRLALKLQYPGVRNSIDSDLDNAAALIRWSGMWPRELDIAPLMQEARRQLHEEADYVREGSYLRRFADLLEDDTRFIVPHHRPDLSTRDALAMSFEPSAPIEALSEAAPAVRDRAASALIELCLRELFDFRVMQTDPNFANYQWRAETEQIVLLDFGAARDIPEELAQGHRRLLQAGLEGMRDDIMVELAGIGFIKPDLSKAQRDAILDMAELGFSALRGAETFDFATSTLADQLRQRGQVIGQERELWHIPPADTLFLQRKIGGLYLLATRVGARIDLPAIARSFVR; from the coding sequence GTGGCACGATTCGCGCGCATGGGCGGCCTGGCCACGGGGCTCGCCAGCCGTGCCGCCGTGGGGCGCGCGGCCGCAGCTTTGCGCGGAGAACGGCCCGATATGGCGGCGCTGATGCTGACGCCTGGCAACATCACCCGCATCACCGAGCGACTGGCCGAAATGCGTGGCGCCACGATGAAGCTGGGTCAGCTGCTGTCGATGGAAAGCGAAGACGTGTTGCCGCCGGAATTGGCAAAGATCCTCGCCCGCCTGCGGGCGGAGGCCGACGCAATGCCCCCAAAGCAACTGAAATCCGTGCTGGAAGCGGTCTATGGCAGCGAATTTCGGCGCAAGTTCAACAGCTTCGACCCGCAGCCCCTTGCTGCTGCCTCCATCGGTCAAGTGCACCGCGCCACGGCGGCCGATGGCATGCGGCTGGCGTTGAAGCTGCAATATCCAGGGGTTCGCAACTCGATTGACAGCGATCTGGACAATGCCGCCGCATTGATCCGATGGTCTGGGATGTGGCCGCGCGAGTTGGACATCGCGCCGCTGATGCAAGAGGCGCGCCGACAGCTCCATGAAGAGGCGGATTATGTACGTGAAGGCTCTTATTTGCGCCGCTTCGCGGACCTGCTGGAGGACGATACCCGCTTCATCGTGCCCCACCATCGCCCGGATCTCTCGACCCGCGACGCACTGGCGATGAGTTTCGAGCCATCCGCCCCGATCGAAGCCTTGTCCGAGGCCGCCCCCGCCGTGCGCGACCGGGCCGCCAGCGCGCTAATCGAGTTGTGTCTGCGCGAATTGTTCGACTTTCGCGTCATGCAGACCGACCCGAACTTCGCCAACTACCAATGGCGCGCCGAGACCGAGCAGATCGTGCTGCTCGATTTCGGGGCGGCGCGCGATATCCCAGAGGAACTCGCCCAAGGGCACCGACGCCTTCTGCAGGCGGGCCTGGAAGGGATGCGCGACGACATCATGGTGGAACTGGCGGGGATCGGCTTCATCAAACCCGACCTAAGCAAGGCCCAACGGGACGCGATCCTCGACATGGCCGAGCTGGGTTTCAGCGCCCTGCGCGGGGCGGAAACGTTCGATTTCGCCACCTCGACCCTCGCCGATCAACTGCGCCAGCGGGGCCAGGTGATTGGGCAGGAGCGCGAGCTGTGGCACATTCCGCCCGCCGACACCCTGTTTTTGCAACGCAAGATCGGCGGGCTATACCTGTTGGCTACCCGCGTTGGCGCACGAATCGATCTGCCAGCCATCGCCCGGAGCTTTGTGCGATAG
- a CDS encoding DUF983 domain-containing protein, protein MTTDLHSALPSDEVLYTPAPPERPTWPAIRKGLAHRCPNCGEGALYERYLKLRPACAHCGEDLSHARADDGPAYLSILLTAKVMGTLQLLVYEMWQPSAWVMAISFGIGVTAMALALLPRFKGLIVGVQWAKRMHGF, encoded by the coding sequence ATGACAACAGACCTCCATTCCGCCCTGCCCTCTGACGAGGTGCTTTACACGCCCGCCCCGCCGGAGCGTCCCACCTGGCCCGCGATCCGAAAGGGGCTGGCCCATCGCTGCCCCAACTGCGGCGAGGGTGCCTTGTATGAGCGCTATCTGAAACTGCGCCCCGCCTGCGCGCACTGCGGCGAGGATCTCAGCCATGCGCGGGCTGACGACGGTCCGGCCTATTTGTCGATCCTGCTGACCGCCAAGGTCATGGGGACCTTGCAATTGCTGGTCTATGAGATGTGGCAGCCCTCGGCCTGGGTCATGGCCATCAGTTTCGGCATCGGCGTGACCGCGATGGCGTTGGCGCTGTTGCCCCGCTTCAAGGGGCTGATCGTGGGTGTGCAATGGGCCAAGCGGATGCACGGGTTTTGA
- a CDS encoding periplasmic heavy metal sensor — MSEDNTPRKGRWVKIALAASLALNLAVAGLIGGAVIGADGGPDRIGSSPALRALGLSPFERALSRADRAELRGRIESTGLELREERREIGRALRDVERALRAEPFDRATVEEAFARSRTVVVSLQETGHDALLAQIETMSADEREALADGLARAMRRVAGRR, encoded by the coding sequence ATGTCTGAAGACAACACACCTCGGAAGGGGCGGTGGGTGAAGATCGCCCTCGCGGCGTCATTGGCGCTGAACCTTGCGGTGGCGGGCTTGATCGGGGGAGCAGTAATAGGCGCGGATGGCGGACCGGATCGGATCGGAAGCTCGCCCGCGCTGCGGGCGCTGGGATTGAGCCCGTTCGAGCGCGCACTGTCGCGCGCGGATCGCGCCGAATTGCGCGGGCGGATCGAGAGCACAGGCTTGGAATTGCGAGAGGAACGCCGCGAAATTGGGCGTGCGCTGCGTGACGTGGAGCGCGCGCTGCGCGCGGAGCCGTTTGACCGGGCGACCGTGGAAGAGGCCTTCGCGCGTTCGCGCACGGTGGTGGTGTCGTTGCAGGAGACGGGCCACGATGCGCTTCTGGCTCAGATCGAGACGATGAGTGCGGATGAGCGCGAAGCGCTGGCCGATGGTCTGGCCCGCGCGATGCGCCGGGTCGCCGGGCGCCGCTGA
- a CDS encoding EF-hand domain-containing protein, whose amino-acid sequence MTLLKAGALALMIPAALTAPAFAQDGGDRQGPPRMIFQELDADGSGTVTLEEMQAAGSNRFAAADTDGDGALSREELLAQGAARMETRVDRLLERADADGDGQLSMAEMEEAREGRRGHGRGDHGDRGGRGGRDGRGGPNPERMFERMDADGDGEVTEAEFDAAVAQMLERMGRRKGDRG is encoded by the coding sequence ATGACACTTCTCAAAGCCGGCGCCCTGGCGCTGATGATCCCAGCGGCCCTTACTGCCCCGGCATTCGCCCAGGACGGCGGCGACCGCCAAGGACCGCCCCGCATGATCTTCCAGGAACTGGACGCGGACGGCAGTGGCACCGTGACGCTGGAAGAGATGCAGGCCGCAGGCAGCAACCGCTTTGCAGCCGCCGACACGGACGGAGACGGTGCCTTGTCGCGCGAAGAATTGCTGGCCCAGGGTGCTGCGCGCATGGAAACCCGTGTGGATCGCCTGCTGGAGCGCGCCGATGCCGATGGCGATGGACAACTGAGCATGGCCGAGATGGAAGAGGCCCGTGAAGGGCGTCGCGGCCACGGGCGCGGTGACCACGGGGATCGTGGCGGCCGGGGCGGTCGCGACGGGCGCGGTGGCCCGAACCCGGAACGGATGTTCGAGCGGATGGATGCCGACGGTGACGGTGAAGTCACCGAAGCAGAGTTCGACGCGGCCGTGGCCCAGATGCTGGAGCGGATGGGCCGCCGTAAGGGCGACCGCGGCTAA
- a CDS encoding RNA polymerase sigma factor, with product MSTAQTELGALDDGALMVLFANGDPEAARLLSERLLPRAFRHAARVLGNRSDAEDVAQDAMLRLWRAAAQWRTDGAAKPSTWLQKVVANLCVDRLRKSGRSVELGDDDYAADAPGAEAQMQDKGRMEALDAALATLPERQRQAVVLRHIEGLSNPEIADALDIGVEAVESLTARGKRALKSALEDQKEALGYDA from the coding sequence ATGAGCACGGCCCAGACAGAACTTGGGGCATTGGACGACGGCGCCTTGATGGTCCTGTTTGCCAATGGCGACCCAGAGGCCGCGCGGCTGTTGTCCGAGCGCCTGTTGCCGCGCGCCTTTCGCCATGCGGCGCGGGTGTTGGGCAACCGGTCCGACGCCGAGGACGTGGCGCAAGACGCCATGCTGCGCCTGTGGCGCGCGGCGGCCCAGTGGCGCACGGACGGGGCGGCCAAGCCCTCGACCTGGTTGCAGAAGGTGGTGGCGAACCTCTGCGTAGACCGATTGCGCAAGTCAGGCCGTTCGGTCGAACTTGGTGACGATGATTATGCCGCTGACGCGCCCGGCGCGGAGGCACAGATGCAGGACAAGGGTCGGATGGAGGCGCTGGACGCCGCCCTGGCCACGCTGCCGGAACGGCAGAGACAAGCGGTGGTATTGCGCCATATCGAGGGGTTGTCGAACCCCGAGATCGCCGATGCCCTCGATATCGGCGTGGAGGCCGTGGAAAGCCTGACCGCACGCGGCAAGAGAGCGCTCAAGTCAGCGCTTGAAGATCAGAAGGAGGCCTTGGGTTATGACGCATGA